The Caldisalinibacter kiritimatiensis DNA segment AATTTCATTAAATCGCCCCGTAAGTTAATATTCCCATTGATAACTAATTTAAATTGAATAAATTTATTTAATTTTTATATTACTTTAAGATCATTATATAATATCGTCTGCTATAGCATTATAGGCAGCTATTACATCTTCTATTTCATTTTTATCTTCTATATTTACTAAAGATAAATTACCAGATTCATCACATTCAATTCTTAAAACAACCACTCCATCATCTTCATCATTATCTTTTCCATAAGGTTGTAATATAGCATACTCATTGTCTTCTATATGAAAAGTAGCTAACACTTCAAATTCTTCTTTATTACCGTTATCATCTATTAATTCAATAATATTTTTATTCTCTTTCATTTTATATCCTCCTCTCTACTTATCTAGTTCTATCGAGATATGATTGTAAAATATATGTTGCAGCAACTTTGTCTATAACTTTTTTTCTTTTTTTTCTGCTCATATCTCCATTTATTAATATCCTTTCAGCATATGCTGTTGTTAATCTTTCATCTTCTAAAATTACTTCTATATCAAATTTTTCCTTAAAATATTCAACAAATTCTAAAACTTTTTCGCCCTGTGGGCCAATAGTATTATTCATATTCTTAGGCAAACCTATTACTGCTAATTTAATTTCGTATTTGTTAATTATATCTTTTAAAGAATTAAAATCATTTTCAATATTAGTTCTTCTTATAGTTGTTATCCCTTGAGCTGTAAGACCTAATGGGTCACTCACAGCAACTCCGATTGTTTTATCTCCTACATCTAGTCCAAGTACTCTTTTCATACATACCTCCATAGTTATTATTGTTGCTTAATATAGTTTTAATTCATATAAAAATAATTCTTATCATATTTATATAACCTTTATACAAAATTCAGGACACTTACTAGCACAGTATCCGCAAAATACACATTTATCTTGAATTGGTACTGCTTTTTTATCAATTATTTTTATACCACCATGTTGGCATATGTCTACACATTTACCACAACCTATACACCAATCAGCTATATGTAATTTTCGCTTTCGTTTTTTTATTCTTTCTTTAATACGACTTGGTATATAGCCTCTATTTAATAAATTGACATTTGCATCAACTTCATGTTCTGATTGCATCCCTATTGCTATAGAGTGTAAATATGGTATTTCTTTAACATAATTAAACGCCTTTTCGACTTCTTGTATTAAATGTCCACCACCTAATGGTTTCATACCATAAATTCCTTTTCCTTTTTCATAAGCCAATTTAATAGCATTTATCATGTCATTAACTGTTCCATCTTGTATACCTAATCCTTTGATATTTACTATTGGGTGTATTATCTCTATTTCATCATATTTATTTGCTGCTAATACACCTTCAACCCTATGGGTAGAAATACCTAAAGCCTTTATTAAACCTTTATCTTTTGCTTTCAAAAAATACTCTATAGCTTCATAATGCCCTCTAATAGTATGTTCACTTTCTTGTTCATGCAATAAAAAAATATCTATGTAATCTGTATTTATTTCTTTTAACGCTTTTTCTAAGCTCTTTTGTGCTGTATCATTTGAATATGAATATGATTTCGTAGCTATTACATAGCTATCCCTTTTAATATCCTTTAATGCCTCTTTTATATATTCATAATTTTCATATAATTCAGCAGTATCTATAAAATTTATCCCTTTAGAATAAGCATATTTTATTATATCAGCACCACTTTTTATAGGTAAATGTGCTTGTAATGGACTTATAGTTAATGAGCCGAAACATAGTCTAGATATCTTAATACTAGTATTACCTAATTTCCTATACTCCATAAGTTCACTTCCCTATTATGACTTAATATAATTTGTATTAGTTTCTTCCGTATACTCTATTGTAACATATAATAAGGAATTTAAAATAAAAATATTTGCAATACTTGCAAGTAGAACACCGGAATCATTTGTAATAAATCCAATAGTACTACTTACCAAAGCACTTGTTAATCCAATAAAAAAGTTGTTCTTCTCTTTAAATAGCGTCTTTAATTTACGATTCTTAAATCGAATCAATAAAATCAAGCATATTAAGTTAACAAGAAGAACTTTAGACCATATAGTAACACCAAGTAATTTTATATTCATATATAATTTTCTAGAAATCACATCATAAACCGTTTTTATTCCATTATTTATTGTACTTGTTACCAATTTCCCTAAATGTGATGTTGTGAATGAGAAACTAAAATCTATAATTGTAAATCCCATAATAAATGCTATTGTAATTAATAAAAAAAGTGTAATGGTTTTGAAATCTAGATTAATCTTATAAATACTAATAACAAAATATATAGTTCCACCAATCAATGACAAAGTTGCTCCTAAATTAGCTCCGTAATTAGGTGCTATTACCAAAACAATTGTATAAATCAGAAAAATTAAGATAAAATATCTTCTTTTAATTTTTTCCAGTATTAAAGCCCAAAATATAAACATGCATCCAATTAAAACTCCCGATAACTCATTACCTATTCCAAAATATCTTGCACCTATGATAGGGTCATATCCAAGAGTAGAAAACTTAATTAAATTCCCTCCAGATATAATATCTACTATTATTATTAAATATGTAAATCCAGTAATAAACAGGATTCTATTCTTTATATTTATCCTATAAATCATAATAGTTAATATTGTTACAAAAGCTACAGCTGCTACTATAAAAGCGTAAATATTATCAATTTTAAATAAAGACATTAAAAGTAACGTAATAGGTGTTGTTAAAATTAATATTAAACTGAAAATTATTACATTTTTAAAAATGCTTTTTAGTCGATATTCTATCAATACTAAAGATGTAGTTATTAATGATATCATAATTGTTAAAATACAGAAAATACTTAAAGTAGAATATCTTATTTTCGAAATAAACTCTGTTCGTTTTAATAGCTCCTTAATAAATGACAAGTTGTCATTATATTCTAATGATTCAATTCTTTCTCCTGAAAATTTATCACTATTTATTCCTATATAATTAGTAATTGAAGGTGCTATATCAATATTTGAAACTATCCCCTGCCTTCTTGTGGTTTTTGAAGTAACAATCCCACTTTTTATTCCATCTCCCCATATTATAATAGGAGTTAATTTATCTACACCACCTTCTATTTTTTCACCACTATTAGGACTAGTTATAATCATCCTAGAGTTATTTTTATCAATTATATTGAGCAAATCACCTATAAACTCGTCTGCACGTTGTAAAATCTTTTTCTTGTGTTTTATAAACATCTCATCGCTTAATAATTCTTTATATAAATTTAATCTATTTAAATCTCCTTCTTCAATAACAATTAAAGAAGCTTTTTTGTTTATACCTTTAAGCTCATTTAATATTTTATTATAATTGGTTTTTACACCATATGGAAAATATTTATCCTCTATTAAGACGTTATCTACATTTCCATAATCTATTAAACCCTTGCTATCCATTGCAATCAAACAATTTGTCCTAATAAAACTATCAGCAGTATCTGAATTACCAAATACTGCTGTTTTTAAGCCTTCTTTATGTAAGCAATCGCCTAATGCTCCGATATTAGGAGAATACTTATTATTCTTATTTAGCTTCAATATCTTATTTATTTTTAAATTTGCTATACTATAATTTCTAGGTTTTATACCTGTTGCAGTTATGTATTCATTCATCTTTTTTTCATTTATGTTAATATTAAAAAACTCTGTTGTTGAATAATTAGCATAACACCTAGTAGATGCGTTAATAGTAATATAGCTTTCTGGTCCATCATAACCATATAAGCCCCTTGTGTTCATTAATCCTATACTACCTTCATTTATAAGAGTAAGTAGATTGTTCATTGAGTATATATCTTCTAAAGTTGTCCTATTTAGTATTAGTACATATGTCTTTTTACTGTTATATTTATTTTCACTATCTGAATATACATTATTTGCTGATATTATAATTATTAAGATGATCATAAAAACTAAAAAGGTAATCTTTATCTTATTTATTACCAATCAAATCTCTCCTAATTTTATTCTTTAGCTAAATAACTCTTCAATAACTCTTCTAATAGTTCATCTCTTTCTAACTTTCTTATTAAGCTTCTTGCATTATTATGACTTGTTATATAAGTTGGATCCCCTGATAATATATATCCAATCATTTGGTTTATAGGGTTATAACCTTTTTCTTCAAGTGACTTGTATACAGTTACGATTATCTCCCTAGCTTCATTTACATTATCCTTTGCTACGTTAAACTTCATCGTTTCATTCATATTATTAGACATTAAAACCACCCCTTTATTATATTTATGTCTTATATTCTATATTAATATTCAAAATTCCTTTTTATATATTACCCAGTAGACACAATAAGTATCTACTGGGTAATATTTTAAACACTAACCATTAGAAATTTGTTTCTTTACTAAATCATATACTTTATCTAAAGCTTCATCTATTTTACTAGCATCTTTTCCTCCAGCTTGTGCCATGTCTGGGCGACCACCACCGCCGCCACCTGTTATCTTAGCTACTTCTCTTATTAGATTACCTGCATGTATGCCTTTACTAATTAAATCTTTAGTAGCCATTGAAACAAAGCTAACTTTTTCTCCATGAGTACTTCCTAATACAACTATTACAGAACCTACCTTATCCCTTATTTTATCTCCTAATTGTCTAAGGCTGTTCATATCCATTCCTTCAATTTTCTTAGCAATAACTTTAATTCCTTCTATTTCTTTAACTTCATTAACAATGTCATCCATTTTAGAGGATGCCAATTTGCTTTTTAGAGTTTCAATTTCTTTTACTAATTCTTTAACTTCATTATTTAATGATTGTACCCTATTAATTAAATCATTTTTATTTGTTTTTAATAGTTGTGTTAACTTATTTATTTGAGCATCTGTTTCTTTAATATCTTTATATAAACTTTCACCCGTGATAGCTTCTATCCTTCTTACACCTGAAGCTATACCTGCTTCACTAACTATCTTAAATAGTCCAATTTGACTAGAGTTATTTACGTGAGTACCACCACATAACTCAATGCTATAATCACCAACACTTACAACTCTCACTTTATCTCCATATTTTTCATCAAATAGTGCTGTTGCCCCCATAGCCTTAGCTTCTTTCATTGACGTTTCTTTTGTATTTACATCTAAAGTTTCTTGTATCTTTGAATTTACTTTATCCTCAATTTCAGCTAATGTTTCTTTATCTATAGCTTCAAAATGAGTAAAATCAAATCTTAATCTTTGTGGTGTTACTAAAGAACCTGCCTGATTTACATGTTCTCCTAATACTTCCTTTAATACTTTATGAAGAATATGGGTAGCAGTATGATTTCTTGCTGCATTTAATCTATTTCTTTTATCAACTATAGCTTCAACTATATCACCTTTTTTAGCAGTTCCTTCTTTAATCTTAACAAAGTGGAATATAGAATCATTAGTACCTTTCTTAGTGTCTGTTACTTCAGCTACAAAATTACTATTCTTAATAAGACCTTTATCACCTACTTGACCTCCACCTTCCGCATATAAAGGTGTTTTTTCAAGTATTATTATTCCAGTTTCATCTTTACTTAATTCTTCAACTATTTCATCTTCTTTGATTAGCTCAATTACTTTTGTTTTTAGATTAAAATTTTCATATCCATCAAAATCTGTTTTAACGTTCTCGTCTAATTTTAAAACACCTTCTGAACTCCAAGCTTCATTTCCAATATCTCCTCTAGCTTTTCTAGCTCTCTCTCTTTGCTCTTCCATCTCTTTATTAAATCCATCTTCATCTACTTTCAGCCCTGATTCAAATAGAATTTCTTTAGTTAAATCAAGAGGGAAACCATAAGTATCATATAGCTTAAATGCTTTTTCTCCACTTAAAGTATCTTTATTTTCATCTTTAATGTCTTTAATATATTCTTCTAAAATATTCATTCCTTGGTCTATAGTTTCTTGGAATTTTTCCTCTTCTATTTGAATAACTTTTTTAATTTGAACTTCTCTTTCTTTTAATTCTGGATAAGTTTCTTTCCATTTATTTATTACTACATCCACCACTTGAGTTAAAAAATTTCCTTCTATTCCAAGTAATTTTCCATGTCTTGCAGCTCTTCTAATTAGCCTTCTTAATACATAACCTCTTCCTTCATTACTAGGGATAACTCCATCCGAAACCATAAAAGTCATTGCTCTTGTATGGTCAGTAATCACCCTTATAGACATATCATCTTTATCGTTTTTACCATAATTTATACCACTAATTTCTTCAACTTTTGTTAAGATAGTTTTAATAGGTTCAACTTCAAATATATTAGCAGCATCCTGCATTACAGCTGCAATTCTTTCTAGTCCCATACCTGTATCTATATTAGGATTTGGAAGTGGATTATAGTTTCCTTTTTCATCTTTATCAAACTGAGAGAATACTAAGTTCCAAACTTCAACATATCTATCACAATCACAACCAGGTTTACAATCTTCACTTCCACATCCATACTGTTCTCCTCTATCTATATATAACTCTGAACATGGACCACTTGGTCCTACTTCTAACTCCCAAAAGTTATCCTCTTTTCCTAAACGAACAATTCTATCTTCACTTATACCTACTTCCTTTTTCCATATTTCATAAGCTTCATCATCTTCTTCATACACTGATACCCATAATTTATCTTCTGAAACCTCTAACCTCTCTGTCATAAATTCCCATGCCCATTTAATTGCTTCCTTTTTAAAATAATCACCAAATGAGAAATTACCTAGCATTTCAAAAAATGTAGCATGTCTTGCCGTTTTACCTACATTATCAATATCACCAGTTCTTACACATTTTTGACATGTAGCCATACGACGTTTTGGAGGTTCTTCCGCACCAGTAAAATATTTTTTTAATGGTGCCATACCAGCATTTATAAGTAATAAACTTTTATCTCCCTTTGGAACTAATGAAAAGCTAGGAGCTACTAAATGGTCTTTTTCTTCAAAGAAATTTAAAAATTCTTTTCTTATCTCATCTAAACTTAATCTTTTCATTAAACCCACTCCTTTATCTTTTTGTATTCTTTAATTAATCAATATCCGTAGCATCTAATAAAAAAACCCGTCCCAACCCTTAGGGACGAGATTGTATACACTAATTTTAAACTAAATTAGTCATTCCATTACTAGTTCAAGGGCTGTTATCGTCTTTTGCTTCTTATCTTCCAGCCTATTTGTAATTGTATACATCATTCCTATTTGAAATAGTGTATTTATCGTCCTATTTCAACTAATCTTTAGTTAGGATTATAATTAAAATTTGGCTATTTGTCAATATGTATTAAAGTCTTGTCAATTTTTCTATAATAAATGCAGAAACAATTTTTAAAATAACAGCAGCTGGAACTGCTAATAACATTCCTAAAATTCCAAAATAACTTCCTCCAATTAAAAGCACTAAAATAACAACAACTGGATGCAAACCAACACTTTCACCAACAATCTTAGGTGAAAGTATATTACTTTCAATCTGCTGAATTAAAGTAAATAAAATAACTACCCATAGCACTTTTATAGGCTTTTCTAATAAAGCAAATATTACAGCTGGAACTATACCTATTATAGGTCCAAAATAGGGTATTACATTAGCTATACCAGCTATTAAACCTATAATCAGTGCAAAATCAATTCCTAAAATTAATAAACCGATTGCTGTTGTAATTCCGACAAAAGCAGCTACAATTAGTTGTCCCCTGATAAATTTACTTAAAACTATGTCAATCTCTTTTGAAACTCTAATTATATCATTTCTATATACTTTAGGAATTGTTAACATTATTTTTCTTTTAAAGTACTCTTTATCCTTAATAAAATAAAATGTCAATATAGGTATCAATATAAGACTGAAAATCTTTGAAAAAATTCCTATTGTTGTATTAGTTATATTTCTTAATGTTAATACTAAAGTTTCTTGGATATTTGATAAGTTACTCCTTATTGCATCATTTATTCCTTGAAATTGCGGAGGTAGGTTCTCTATATTTTCTGAATATAGATTATATATTTCGTTGAAATATGTATTTAATTGACTAAAATAATTAGGTAATAAATCAATTAACTTTTTGAACTCAATAGATATCTTAGGTATTATAGTAAAAGATAATATCATAACTATGGCAATTATTGCAAGATAAACTAATAAGACTCCCCAAAGTCGTTTAATTCCTCTGTCCTCCATTAAATTTACCAGAGGGTTAAATAAATATGCAAAAATTATAGAAATAAATATAGGTGTTATTAATGAAGTAATTCCACTTGCAATTTTATATAATTGATATAGTAAAAGTATTAATACTATTATTGCTATTGAATAATATAATTGCTTTTTTGTAATTTTAAATTGTTTTTCCTCTTTGACAAAACTATTGCCTATATTTATCAAAAAATAAATGCTTATTCCTAATAAAGCTACAACAAAAAACGATTTTAAATATATAAACATAGTTAGCAAAATCTCCATATATTTCCTCCTCTCTGCTGTTTAAAAAGGCAGCAAAGCTGCCTTAATTTAAAACATTCCCATACCATCTAGCATACCAAATAACATTTTCTTACCTTGTCTCATAAATCTTCTTTTTTGTCTTGGAGTCATTTTTGATGCAGCATACATACCAGCTGTTGCTCCTATTATACTTCCAGTAACAATCCCTGAGACAAATCCATTTCTCATTTATTTTCACTCCTTTTATAGGGTGTATTATTAGTTTTCATCTTTTTTATCACTCTAATTCTAGTATTTTTTTGTACTCTTTCTTGTTTTTAATGTAATCTTCCTTCATTTTACTTGTTATAATTAGAGCATCATTACCAAACTTTATACCTTTTCTATAGGGAAATATACTTCTTCCATCTAATATATCCTGAATTAAACCTTCTGTTAATACAAACCCTAATATTTTTCCCTTTTCAGGTTCAATTATAACATCTTGTATATATCCTAAACTTTCACCATCTTCTGTAATTATTTCTTTTTCTATTATACTATTTTGAGCCGAAATGGATTCTTCAATTTCAGGAATTGCACTAGCTTTGTCAATATATTTTTTATCTTTTAAAACAATAGCATCTTTACCTATAGCTTCTATATTTTTAAATCTAACTATTTGTGGTTCTTTAAATAATCCCTTTCCATTTAATAAAATTGCATTAACTCTAAACTTTTTGTAATTATATATTAGTTTCTCTACTTCAGCAATTTTTTCGCCTTCTTTTTTACTTATAACAGGAACTCCTAACATTTCGCTTCCCTTTAGCACTATATAAACCCTCTCTATTATATCATTTTATACTATTATTATTTCTATATTTAAATTTTTATATAAGTTAATTTCAAATTATAATTCATTATTATATAGTGCTTAATATTACTATTAACGTACTTTTCTTACAATAGTTCCACCGCCCACTAAAATATCATCTTTATAAAATACTACAGCCTGCCCTGGCGTAATAGCTCTAACTGGTTTTTCAAATACAACCTTAACTTTATCTTTTTCTATTGGATATATAGTAGCTGGTTGTTCTTTAAAATTATACCTAATCTTAGCTTTCACTTCCATTGGCTCTTCTAAATTTGACATTGATATAAAATTAATATCTTCAGCTATCAATTCTTTACCAAATACTTTTTCAGCATCGCCAACAACTACTACATTTTCTTCAGGTAAAATATCTATTACATAAACAGGTTTCCCAAGTGCTAATCCTAGCCCTTTACGTTGTCCTATAGTATAATTTGTAATCCCTTTGTGTTTTCCTAATATATTTCCTTCTGTATCAATAAAATGCCCTGGCTTAATTTTATATGATGCATTTTCCTTTATAAACCTAATATAATCATCATCCTCAATAAAACATATTTCTTGACTCTCTTCTTTATTTGCAACACTTAATCCTAGTTCACTTGCAATCTCTCTGACTTTTTCTTTATCTTCAAAATTTCCTAATGGCATTAAAACATGTTTTAATTGTTCTTGAGTTAAATTATATAACATGTAAGTTTGGTCTTTTTTATCAGCTTCTGACTTTTTTATTAAATATCTATCTACATCTTTATCATAAATCACGTTAGCATAATGACCTGTAGCTAAATAGTATGCACCTAAATCAAAGGCTTTTTGCATTAATGCTTTAAATTTAACATGTTTATTGCACTGTATACAAGGGTTGGGTGTTCTACCCCTTCCATATTCATGTAAGAAATAGTCAATCACTTTTTCTTTAAAAATATCTTTTAAATCAACTACATAGTGGGGAATATTCAACTTTTCAGCAACTTTTTTTGCGTCACTTACTACTGAGCTAATTTCCTGTACATCATTTTTAGCATTTTTCTCTTCATAAATCTCCATTGTAACTCCTATTACTTCATAACCCTGCTTTTTTAGTAAATATGCTGCAACAGAACTATCTACTCCACCACTCATTCCTATTACTACTTTGTTTTTATCCATTTTTTCACCTCAAATTATTTGGTTGTAATATTTTTCTTTGGTATCATTAATATTTTTTCTACTTAATTATATTTTTATAACAAATAACTAAATAAGCTACTGTTTTCAGTAGCTTATTCAGCGAATTCTTCATGTCCATGTTCGTGCTCATGCGGGTCTTCATTAGGGTCAAAATCTTCTAACCCTTCTATTTTAACGTTGTTTTTCTTAGAATAATCAAGTAAAGCTGCTTTAATCGCTTGTTCAGCTAATACAGAACAATGCATTTTAACAGGTGGTAGTCCATCTAATGCTTCTGTAACTGCTTTGTTTGTAACCTTCATAGCTTCTTCAATTGTTTTACCTTTAATCATTTCTGTAGCCATACTTGAAGAAGCAATAGCTGAGCCGCAACCGAAGGTCTTAAACTTCACATCTACTATTACATTGTCCTCTATCTTTAAATACATTTTCATAATATCTCCACATTGTGGGTTTCCAACTTCTCCAATTCCATCAGCATCTTTTATCTCTCCAACATTTCTTGGATTTCTAAAATGGTCCATTACTTTTTCTGAATACATTATTTCTCCTCCTTTACATTCTCATATAATGGTGACATTTGTCTTAATCTATCAACTATTCCAATTAATTTTTCAACGACATAATCTACTTCTTCTTCAGTGTTAAAATCACCT contains these protein-coding regions:
- a CDS encoding DUF1292 domain-containing protein, with product MKENKNIIELIDDNGNKEEFEVLATFHIEDNEYAILQPYGKDNDEDDGVVVLRIECDESGNLSLVNIEDKNEIEDVIAAYNAIADDII
- the ruvX gene encoding Holliday junction resolvase RuvX produces the protein MKRVLGLDVGDKTIGVAVSDPLGLTAQGITTIRRTNIENDFNSLKDIINKYEIKLAVIGLPKNMNNTIGPQGEKVLEFVEYFKEKFDIEVILEDERLTTAYAERILINGDMSRKKRKKVIDKVAATYILQSYLDRTR
- a CDS encoding aldo/keto reductase, which encodes MEYRKLGNTSIKISRLCFGSLTISPLQAHLPIKSGADIIKYAYSKGINFIDTAELYENYEYIKEALKDIKRDSYVIATKSYSYSNDTAQKSLEKALKEINTDYIDIFLLHEQESEHTIRGHYEAIEYFLKAKDKGLIKALGISTHRVEGVLAANKYDEIEIIHPIVNIKGLGIQDGTVNDMINAIKLAYEKGKGIYGMKPLGGGHLIQEVEKAFNYVKEIPYLHSIAIGMQSEHEVDANVNLLNRGYIPSRIKERIKKRKRKLHIADWCIGCGKCVDICQHGGIKIIDKKAVPIQDKCVFCGYCASKCPEFCIKVI
- a CDS encoding IreB family regulatory phosphoprotein, yielding MSNNMNETMKFNVAKDNVNEAREIIVTVYKSLEEKGYNPINQMIGYILSGDPTYITSHNNARSLIRKLERDELLEELLKSYLAKE
- the alaS gene encoding alanine--tRNA ligase, which gives rise to MKRLSLDEIRKEFLNFFEEKDHLVAPSFSLVPKGDKSLLLINAGMAPLKKYFTGAEEPPKRRMATCQKCVRTGDIDNVGKTARHATFFEMLGNFSFGDYFKKEAIKWAWEFMTERLEVSEDKLWVSVYEEDDEAYEIWKKEVGISEDRIVRLGKEDNFWELEVGPSGPCSELYIDRGEQYGCGSEDCKPGCDCDRYVEVWNLVFSQFDKDEKGNYNPLPNPNIDTGMGLERIAAVMQDAANIFEVEPIKTILTKVEEISGINYGKNDKDDMSIRVITDHTRAMTFMVSDGVIPSNEGRGYVLRRLIRRAARHGKLLGIEGNFLTQVVDVVINKWKETYPELKEREVQIKKVIQIEEEKFQETIDQGMNILEEYIKDIKDENKDTLSGEKAFKLYDTYGFPLDLTKEILFESGLKVDEDGFNKEMEEQRERARKARGDIGNEAWSSEGVLKLDENVKTDFDGYENFNLKTKVIELIKEDEIVEELSKDETGIIILEKTPLYAEGGGQVGDKGLIKNSNFVAEVTDTKKGTNDSIFHFVKIKEGTAKKGDIVEAIVDKRNRLNAARNHTATHILHKVLKEVLGEHVNQAGSLVTPQRLRFDFTHFEAIDKETLAEIEDKVNSKIQETLDVNTKETSMKEAKAMGATALFDEKYGDKVRVVSVGDYSIELCGGTHVNNSSQIGLFKIVSEAGIASGVRRIEAITGESLYKDIKETDAQINKLTQLLKTNKNDLINRVQSLNNEVKELVKEIETLKSKLASSKMDDIVNEVKEIEGIKVIAKKIEGMDMNSLRQLGDKIRDKVGSVIVVLGSTHGEKVSFVSMATKDLISKGIHAGNLIREVAKITGGGGGGRPDMAQAGGKDASKIDEALDKVYDLVKKQISNG
- a CDS encoding AI-2E family transporter, producing MEILLTMFIYLKSFFVVALLGISIYFLINIGNSFVKEEKQFKITKKQLYYSIAIIVLILLLYQLYKIASGITSLITPIFISIIFAYLFNPLVNLMEDRGIKRLWGVLLVYLAIIAIVMILSFTIIPKISIEFKKLIDLLPNYFSQLNTYFNEIYNLYSENIENLPPQFQGINDAIRSNLSNIQETLVLTLRNITNTTIGIFSKIFSLILIPILTFYFIKDKEYFKRKIMLTIPKVYRNDIIRVSKEIDIVLSKFIRGQLIVAAFVGITTAIGLLILGIDFALIIGLIAGIANVIPYFGPIIGIVPAVIFALLEKPIKVLWVVILFTLIQQIESNILSPKIVGESVGLHPVVVILVLLIGGSYFGILGMLLAVPAAVILKIVSAFIIEKLTRL
- a CDS encoding PRC-barrel domain-containing protein codes for the protein MLKGSEMLGVPVISKKEGEKIAEVEKLIYNYKKFRVNAILLNGKGLFKEPQIVRFKNIEAIGKDAIVLKDKKYIDKASAIPEIEESISAQNSIIEKEIITEDGESLGYIQDVIIEPEKGKILGFVLTEGLIQDILDGRSIFPYRKGIKFGNDALIITSKMKEDYIKNKKEYKKILELE
- the mnmA gene encoding tRNA 2-thiouridine(34) synthase MnmA; amino-acid sequence: MDKNKVVIGMSGGVDSSVAAYLLKKQGYEVIGVTMEIYEEKNAKNDVQEISSVVSDAKKVAEKLNIPHYVVDLKDIFKEKVIDYFLHEYGRGRTPNPCIQCNKHVKFKALMQKAFDLGAYYLATGHYANVIYDKDVDRYLIKKSEADKKDQTYMLYNLTQEQLKHVLMPLGNFEDKEKVREIASELGLSVANKEESQEICFIEDDDYIRFIKENASYKIKPGHFIDTEGNILGKHKGITNYTIGQRKGLGLALGKPVYVIDILPEENVVVVGDAEKVFGKELIAEDINFISMSNLEEPMEVKAKIRYNFKEQPATIYPIEKDKVKVVFEKPVRAITPGQAVVFYKDDILVGGGTIVRKVR
- the nifU gene encoding Fe-S cluster assembly scaffold protein NifU, whose protein sequence is MMYSEKVMDHFRNPRNVGEIKDADGIGEVGNPQCGDIMKMYLKIEDNVIVDVKFKTFGCGSAIASSSMATEMIKGKTIEEAMKVTNKAVTEALDGLPPVKMHCSVLAEQAIKAALLDYSKKNNVKIEGLEDFDPNEDPHEHEHGHEEFAE